A region from the Naumannella halotolerans genome encodes:
- a CDS encoding pilus assembly protein TadG-related protein, producing MKVVNQSQVPLPHDAERGSGPVTVVLFLGILAVVFAIGVTAVGGVANKETSAAQAAADAAALAGARSILDRAPSDLAPGFRFPTEIPVLLGGSACSARGHAEAQRLAQTNGANVTDYCWNPFTDRISVTVTLPATEVSGDVVSASAVAQTRFAPGSCTVDPGFDIPTPSPTPSAEPPSPSPGPTSTPEPPPILDTDIECGGFSYPITWDMSLNRFVFLDPPLATLLDDLDPRLVA from the coding sequence ATGAAGGTCGTCAACCAGTCCCAGGTGCCGCTCCCGCACGACGCCGAGCGTGGATCCGGACCGGTCACGGTGGTGCTCTTCCTGGGAATCCTGGCAGTGGTCTTCGCCATCGGGGTGACCGCTGTCGGCGGCGTCGCCAACAAGGAGACCTCGGCCGCCCAAGCCGCGGCCGATGCCGCAGCACTGGCGGGTGCGCGGTCCATCTTGGACCGAGCACCGTCCGATCTGGCTCCGGGCTTCCGCTTTCCCACCGAGATCCCGGTGCTGCTCGGAGGGTCCGCCTGTTCGGCGCGGGGTCACGCGGAGGCCCAACGGCTGGCCCAGACCAACGGCGCGAACGTGACCGACTACTGCTGGAATCCGTTCACCGATCGGATCAGCGTCACCGTCACCCTGCCTGCCACCGAGGTGTCGGGTGATGTGGTGAGTGCCTCGGCCGTGGCCCAGACCCGGTTCGCTCCGGGGAGCTGCACGGTTGACCCTGGATTCGACATCCCGACGCCGTCACCGACGCCCTCGGCCGAGCCCCCCTCGCCGAGCCCGGGTCCGACTTCCACGCCTGAGCCGCCGCCGATCCTCGACACCGACATCGAATGCGGCGGATTCAGCTATCCGATCACTTGGGACATGAGCCTGAATCGATTCGTCTTCCTGGACCCTCCGTTGGCGACCTTGTTGGACGACCTCGACCCACGGCTGGTGGCCTGA
- a CDS encoding DUF192 domain-containing protein, protein MESIDRREHVLTKERWFGPGDRRLICDGRVVAPVVLADSYRLRRKGLLGTAGVTGAIWLTPCASVHMVGMRYPIDVAVVDADGMVLKRATLRPWTGLTWPARGARATVEAAAGSMSEWGIEVGSRLSVG, encoded by the coding sequence TTGGAGTCTATCGATCGACGGGAGCATGTGTTGACCAAGGAACGGTGGTTCGGTCCGGGTGATCGGAGACTGATCTGTGACGGCCGGGTGGTGGCCCCGGTGGTGCTGGCGGACAGTTATCGATTGCGGCGCAAGGGGTTGCTCGGCACTGCTGGTGTGACCGGGGCGATCTGGTTGACCCCATGTGCCTCGGTGCACATGGTCGGCATGCGCTACCCGATCGATGTCGCGGTCGTCGACGCCGACGGGATGGTGCTGAAGCGGGCCACTCTCCGACCGTGGACCGGACTGACCTGGCCTGCCCGGGGTGCTCGGGCGACCGTCGAGGCAGCCGCCGGTTCCATGTCCGAGTGGGGTATCGAGGTCGGTTCGCGCCTGAGTGTCGGCTGA
- a CDS encoding acyl-CoA dehydrogenase, translated as MSHYKSNLRDIEFNLFDVLDRGSVLGVGPAEDLDAETARAMLSEVDHLARTKLAEPYAEADRNPPIYDPETRTVTIPESFKVAYKAYIDSDWWRVELPAELDGQPTPPSLRWSLMELVLGANAPLYMYSAGGKFAEVVHLGGGDGGTERDKLTAKHMVERGWGATMVLTEPDAGSDVGAGTTKAYPQADGSWHIEGVKRFITSGEQDMTENIIHLVLARPVGVEGVGGPGTKGLSLFVVPKYEFDLQTGELTGERNGVYATNVEKKMGIKVSTTCELTFGDGTPAKGYLLGEVHNGIAQMFKVIEHARMMVGTKAIATLSTGYLNALEYAKERKQGADLLNPGKDAPRVTITHHPDVRRSLMTQKSFTEGMRLLVAWTASFQDRVWAAEAIGERDDDAERINDLLLPIVKGYGSERSWVLLGTESLQTFGGSGFLADYPLEQYVRDAKIDTLYEGTTAIQGQDLFFRKIVKDGGRAIGLLTEELTSFLATDGPLTEEREILKSALDDVSGVVGLMINDLTAAAEDPKNTYKVALNTTRLLMMLGDLVVGYLLVRAGEVAAAKLADGASGTEEAFLTGKVASAKFFVSQVLPKLAAERRIAEKTDLSLMELPEEAF; from the coding sequence ATGAGCCATTACAAGTCGAACCTCCGAGACATCGAGTTCAACCTCTTCGACGTGCTCGATCGGGGCAGTGTGCTGGGCGTCGGCCCGGCCGAGGACCTGGACGCCGAGACCGCCCGGGCGATGCTGAGCGAGGTGGACCACCTGGCACGGACCAAGCTCGCCGAGCCCTATGCCGAGGCCGACCGGAATCCGCCGATCTACGATCCGGAGACGCGCACGGTCACCATCCCCGAATCGTTCAAGGTGGCCTACAAAGCCTACATCGATTCCGACTGGTGGCGGGTCGAGTTGCCGGCCGAGTTGGACGGCCAGCCGACTCCGCCGTCCCTGCGCTGGAGCTTGATGGAACTGGTCCTGGGCGCCAATGCGCCGCTCTACATGTACTCGGCCGGTGGCAAGTTCGCCGAGGTGGTCCACCTGGGCGGCGGTGACGGCGGCACCGAACGGGACAAGCTGACCGCCAAGCACATGGTCGAGCGCGGCTGGGGCGCGACCATGGTGCTGACCGAGCCGGATGCCGGCTCCGATGTCGGCGCCGGCACCACGAAGGCCTATCCGCAGGCCGACGGCAGCTGGCACATCGAGGGCGTGAAGCGGTTCATCACCTCCGGTGAGCAGGACATGACCGAGAACATCATCCACCTGGTGCTGGCCCGACCCGTCGGTGTCGAGGGCGTCGGTGGGCCGGGCACGAAGGGGCTGAGCCTGTTCGTCGTACCCAAGTACGAGTTCGACCTGCAGACCGGCGAGCTGACCGGTGAGCGCAATGGTGTCTATGCCACGAATGTGGAGAAGAAGATGGGCATCAAGGTGTCCACCACCTGCGAACTGACCTTCGGCGACGGCACCCCGGCCAAGGGCTACTTGCTGGGCGAGGTGCACAACGGGATCGCGCAGATGTTCAAGGTGATCGAGCACGCCCGGATGATGGTGGGCACGAAGGCGATCGCCACCTTGTCCACCGGGTATCTGAATGCCCTGGAGTACGCCAAGGAACGCAAACAGGGCGCCGATCTGCTGAATCCCGGCAAGGACGCCCCGCGGGTGACGATCACCCATCACCCCGACGTCCGACGGTCGTTGATGACCCAGAAGTCGTTCACCGAGGGAATGCGGCTGCTGGTGGCCTGGACCGCGTCCTTCCAGGACCGGGTATGGGCCGCCGAGGCGATCGGCGAACGAGACGATGACGCCGAGCGGATCAACGATCTGCTGCTGCCGATCGTCAAGGGGTACGGCTCCGAGCGCTCCTGGGTGCTGCTGGGCACCGAGTCCCTGCAGACCTTCGGCGGTTCGGGCTTCCTCGCCGACTACCCGTTGGAGCAGTACGTCCGCGACGCGAAGATCGACACCCTCTACGAGGGCACCACGGCGATCCAGGGCCAGGATCTCTTCTTCCGCAAGATCGTCAAGGACGGCGGGCGGGCGATCGGTCTGCTGACCGAGGAGCTGACCAGCTTCCTCGCCACTGACGGTCCGCTCACCGAGGAACGGGAGATCCTCAAGAGCGCGCTGGACGACGTCTCCGGTGTCGTCGGGCTGATGATCAACGATCTGACCGCCGCGGCCGAGGATCCGAAGAACACCTACAAGGTGGCCCTGAACACCACCCGCTTGTTGATGATGCTCGGTGATCTGGTCGTCGGCTACCTGCTGGTCCGGGCCGGTGAGGTGGCTGCGGCGAAGCTGGCCGACGGTGCCTCGGGTACGGAGGAGGCCTTCCTGACCGGCAAGGTCGCCTCGGCGAAGTTCTTCGTCAGCCAGGTGTTACCGAAGCTGGCAGCCGAACGTCGGATCGCGGAGAAGACCGATCTTTCACTGATGGAGTTGCCCGAAGAAGCCTTCTGA
- a CDS encoding PrsW family intramembrane metalloprotease, which translates to MATFVPTDPRQSAADRTHTAQHGVDPYPPIGPATAIPPTGTPPIPPLTTDRTPVPARNRSRFAWLGILIGGAVLYWLVLTTMITTGNVIYFPTMLLLGSAGVPATVLTYAVRGGRRPVGSIGLVVLTAVGGGILGTLAAGALEYRLAEVGLLPMVAVAVIEEGAKLVIPVLVMLIIGAHDRRLGVVLGIASGMGFAILETMGYGFAALLASGSIAAADQTLVIRALLSPACHIAWTGIAMAAIWNIQTARQRDLAVVKAMVAVVGVIALHTVWNTATQGSVVQWIVGLVSLGVLLSMLRRAHREDPLARRVDPYPVAGGFDPAAPSPQTYRSVGPAPRNAA; encoded by the coding sequence ATGGCGACTTTCGTACCCACTGATCCGCGGCAGTCGGCTGCCGACCGGACGCACACCGCGCAGCACGGGGTCGACCCGTACCCGCCCATCGGCCCCGCGACGGCCATCCCGCCGACCGGCACGCCGCCGATCCCACCCCTAACCACGGATCGCACGCCGGTTCCCGCACGCAACCGATCACGATTCGCCTGGCTCGGGATCCTGATCGGCGGCGCCGTGCTCTACTGGCTGGTGCTCACGACCATGATCACCACCGGCAACGTGATCTACTTCCCGACCATGTTGCTGCTGGGTTCGGCGGGCGTCCCGGCCACGGTTCTGACCTACGCGGTCCGTGGTGGTCGTCGGCCGGTCGGTTCGATCGGTCTGGTCGTGCTGACCGCTGTCGGCGGTGGCATTCTCGGTACGCTCGCCGCAGGTGCCTTGGAGTATCGGCTCGCCGAGGTCGGGTTGCTGCCGATGGTGGCGGTGGCGGTGATCGAGGAAGGCGCCAAGCTGGTCATCCCGGTTCTGGTGATGTTGATCATCGGAGCGCATGATCGACGGCTCGGCGTGGTGCTGGGCATCGCCTCCGGCATGGGGTTCGCGATCCTGGAGACCATGGGGTACGGCTTCGCCGCGCTGCTTGCCTCGGGCAGCATCGCCGCCGCCGACCAGACCCTGGTGATCCGGGCACTGTTGTCGCCGGCCTGTCACATCGCCTGGACCGGTATCGCCATGGCCGCGATCTGGAACATCCAGACCGCTCGGCAACGGGACCTTGCGGTCGTGAAGGCCATGGTCGCGGTGGTCGGCGTGATCGCCCTGCACACCGTGTGGAACACGGCCACCCAGGGCAGTGTCGTGCAATGGATCGTCGGGTTGGTCAGTCTCGGTGTTCTGCTCTCCATGCTGCGTCGCGCCCATCGGGAGGATCCGCTCGCCCGGCGGGTCGACCCGTACCCGGTTGCCGGCGGATTCGATCCCGCTGCACCCTCGCCGCAGACGTACCGGTCCGTCGGTCCTGCACCGCGCAACGCGGCCTGA
- a CDS encoding alpha/beta fold hydrolase — translation MRPVIFLPGLGQTPQSWQDQVVALPSGTPMFAPWLPGVRPGDDQTFELDAATEELRQFIELQGIEKVRIVGHGLGGLVATRLAARYPEVITGVVLSGPQLRPSKMALRMQATMLRLAPLRAFSDSADLKRRAIEAVKALGEVDPAADLAAVDCPTLVIIGDSDKLGKAAAEQIRSMINDAELITVPGGAQPNTEDPAAFNVALVDFLQKTDS, via the coding sequence ATGCGCCCTGTGATCTTCCTGCCCGGTCTCGGTCAGACCCCCCAGTCCTGGCAGGACCAAGTCGTCGCCCTGCCCTCGGGTACGCCGATGTTCGCCCCATGGTTGCCCGGTGTCCGCCCCGGTGACGACCAGACGTTCGAACTGGACGCTGCCACCGAGGAGTTGCGTCAGTTCATCGAGTTGCAGGGCATCGAGAAGGTACGGATCGTCGGCCACGGCCTCGGCGGCCTGGTGGCCACCCGGTTGGCCGCGCGCTATCCGGAGGTGATCACCGGGGTCGTTCTCTCCGGACCCCAGCTCCGCCCCTCGAAGATGGCGCTCCGGATGCAGGCGACGATGCTGCGGCTGGCACCGCTGCGGGCATTCTCCGACTCGGCCGATCTGAAACGTCGGGCGATCGAGGCGGTGAAGGCGCTGGGCGAGGTCGATCCGGCCGCCGATCTGGCCGCGGTCGACTGTCCGACCCTGGTGATCATCGGTGACTCCGACAAACTGGGGAAGGCCGCGGCAGAACAGATCCGGTCCATGATCAACGACGCCGAGTTGATCACCGTACCCGGAGGGGCACAGCCGAACACCGAGGACCCGGCCGCGTTCAACGTCGCCCTGGTCGATTTCCTGCAGAAGACCGATTCCTGA
- a CDS encoding glutaminase: MKSPIPDYLAEVLDNCGADSGERADHIPQLAAADPDLLGVAVATVSGSLYTAGDTDVEVSIQSVSKPFVYALALCDLGTDAVDAKIDVEPSGDAFNEISLDPRTGRPSNPMINAGAIAANGLVTGNDPGHRFERVLDFVSRLAGRQLVVDEEVYESEMSQVYRNRALANLLRSHDIVSGDPEDALRGYIRQCSILVNCKDLAMMAATLASGGVHPISGERVVGAQVNRRVLSVMTTCGMYDAAGDWMTNVGIPAKSGVSGVLIGALPGQVGVASFSPRLDPHGNSVRGVRIFERLSEDMGMHMMEPPQPGRSVLRSRHRQGDQEVIELEGTVQFSQAEAVVRGLDEQPTDQGTVVFDLSRVYSINDVALKIFREVHQRLLDDGLQVEVRDPDHVYDSAI, encoded by the coding sequence ATGAAGTCACCGATCCCTGACTATCTGGCCGAGGTACTGGACAACTGCGGAGCCGACTCCGGGGAGCGGGCCGACCACATACCGCAACTGGCTGCCGCCGACCCCGATCTGCTGGGAGTGGCGGTCGCCACGGTCAGTGGTTCGCTCTACACCGCCGGTGACACCGATGTCGAGGTGAGCATCCAGTCGGTCTCCAAACCTTTCGTCTATGCCTTGGCGCTGTGCGACCTGGGCACGGATGCGGTCGACGCCAAGATCGATGTCGAACCATCCGGCGATGCCTTCAACGAGATCTCCCTCGACCCCCGGACCGGCCGGCCGAGCAACCCGATGATCAACGCCGGGGCGATCGCCGCGAACGGCCTGGTCACCGGGAACGACCCCGGACATCGCTTCGAGCGGGTGCTCGACTTCGTCTCCCGGCTGGCCGGGCGCCAACTCGTGGTCGACGAGGAGGTGTACGAATCGGAGATGTCGCAGGTGTATCGCAACCGCGCGCTGGCCAATCTCCTGCGCAGCCACGACATTGTCAGCGGTGACCCCGAGGACGCCCTGCGCGGATACATCCGGCAGTGTTCGATTCTGGTCAACTGCAAGGATCTGGCCATGATGGCGGCGACCCTGGCTTCCGGCGGGGTGCATCCGATCTCCGGTGAACGGGTGGTCGGAGCGCAGGTCAACCGACGGGTGCTGAGCGTGATGACCACCTGTGGGATGTACGACGCGGCCGGTGACTGGATGACCAATGTCGGCATCCCGGCCAAGAGCGGGGTCTCCGGTGTGCTGATCGGTGCCCTTCCCGGGCAGGTCGGGGTCGCCAGCTTCTCCCCGCGACTGGATCCGCACGGCAACTCGGTGCGTGGGGTACGGATCTTCGAACGGCTCTCCGAGGACATGGGGATGCACATGATGGAACCGCCGCAGCCGGGGCGATCGGTGCTGCGCTCGCGTCACCGCCAGGGTGATCAGGAGGTGATCGAACTCGAGGGCACCGTCCAGTTCAGCCAGGCCGAGGCCGTCGTCCGTGGCCTCGATGAGCAGCCGACCGATCAGGGGACCGTGGTCTTCGACCTCTCCCGGGTCTACTCGATCAACGATGTCGCGTTGAAGATCTTCCGGGAGGTGCATCAGCGGCTGCTGGACGACGGTCTGCAGGTCGAGGTACGCGACCCCGACCACGTCTACGACTCCGCGATCTGA
- a CDS encoding molybdopterin-dependent oxidoreductase produces the protein MTSTRVQSPSTAAARVPAPWPAVAGIVAAVAGLVVGALVARILSATSPLVAIGNRVVDLSPQPVKEWAIATFGTADKTVLLVGSVVVVLGFAALIGVLAARRFPWGGLAVIALSLVAFAAAAVEGSVAAVVAVLAQTAVGLWTLRWLLRPADPGGAAGEMIITHHPAGFDRRSFLRRSGLLVAGTAVAGLLISVLPEPVAERARQVLRLPAPTDPAAPMPAGLDVPGITPQVIDNDSFYRIDTALVVPDVDPGDWRLSITGLVDTPLSFSFDDLLARGLVERRITLTCVSNEVGGDLVGNATWLGVPIRELLAAAGVQPGADAVKSTSTDGWTAGTPLEAMTDDRDALLAVGMNGQPLPLEHGFPARLVVPGLYGYVSATKWVTELEVTRFADFSAYWTDRGWSERGPIKTQSRIDVPADSQIPAGRTWIAGVAWAQHTGIDVVEVRIDDGPWQVAELAVEDTIDTWRQWRLAWQAEPGEHTVTVRATDRSGYTQIEEVVGVVPDGATGYPRRNFRVV, from the coding sequence GTGACCTCCACCCGGGTGCAGTCGCCGTCCACCGCGGCCGCTCGGGTGCCCGCGCCCTGGCCGGCCGTCGCAGGCATCGTGGCAGCCGTCGCCGGCCTGGTCGTCGGCGCCTTGGTGGCCCGCATCCTGTCGGCGACCTCGCCCTTGGTGGCGATCGGCAACCGGGTGGTCGATCTGAGCCCGCAACCGGTGAAGGAATGGGCGATCGCCACCTTCGGCACCGCCGACAAGACGGTGCTGCTGGTCGGGTCCGTGGTTGTCGTACTCGGATTCGCCGCGCTCATCGGTGTGCTCGCCGCCCGTCGTTTCCCCTGGGGCGGGTTGGCGGTGATCGCGCTGTCCCTGGTGGCCTTCGCCGCGGCCGCGGTCGAGGGGAGTGTCGCGGCCGTGGTCGCGGTGCTCGCCCAGACCGCCGTCGGCCTGTGGACGCTGCGCTGGTTGCTGCGGCCTGCCGATCCGGGTGGCGCCGCCGGCGAGATGATCATCACCCATCACCCGGCCGGTTTCGACCGTCGGTCGTTCCTGCGTCGCTCGGGGCTGCTGGTCGCCGGGACGGCAGTCGCCGGTCTGCTGATCAGCGTGCTGCCGGAGCCGGTGGCGGAGCGGGCCCGGCAGGTGTTGCGGTTGCCCGCGCCGACCGATCCGGCCGCCCCGATGCCGGCCGGGCTGGACGTACCCGGCATCACCCCGCAGGTGATCGACAACGACTCCTTCTATCGGATCGACACCGCGCTGGTCGTTCCCGACGTCGACCCCGGTGACTGGCGGCTGTCGATCACCGGTCTGGTCGACACCCCGCTGAGCTTCAGCTTCGACGACCTGCTCGCCCGCGGGCTTGTGGAGCGACGGATCACGCTGACCTGCGTCAGCAACGAGGTCGGCGGCGACCTGGTCGGCAATGCGACCTGGCTGGGGGTGCCGATCCGGGAGCTGCTGGCCGCGGCCGGGGTGCAGCCGGGTGCCGATGCGGTGAAGTCGACCAGTACCGACGGCTGGACCGCCGGGACGCCGCTGGAGGCGATGACCGATGACCGCGATGCGCTGCTGGCGGTCGGGATGAACGGCCAGCCACTGCCGCTGGAACACGGGTTCCCGGCGCGGCTGGTCGTACCGGGGCTGTACGGCTATGTCTCGGCCACCAAGTGGGTGACCGAGCTGGAGGTCACCCGGTTCGCCGACTTCTCCGCCTACTGGACCGACCGGGGCTGGAGCGAACGGGGACCGATCAAGACCCAGTCCCGGATCGACGTCCCGGCCGACAGCCAGATCCCGGCCGGCCGGACCTGGATCGCCGGTGTCGCCTGGGCCCAGCACACCGGCATCGACGTCGTGGAGGTACGGATCGACGACGGTCCCTGGCAGGTCGCAGAACTGGCGGTCGAGGACACGATCGACACCTGGCGACAGTGGCGCCTGGCCTGGCAGGCCGAGCCCGGGGAGCACACGGTCACCGTCCGGGCGACCGACCGCAGCGGCTACACCCAGATCGAGGAGGTCGTCGGCGTGGTTCCCGATGGCGCCACCGGGTACCCGCGGCGGAATTTCCGCGTCGTCTGA
- a CDS encoding cytochrome P450, translating to MTPGAHFDGESVVVTGHQAARTVLRDWQTFTVDDPRFTTSRLTGPSMLSTDGREHARHRAPFVGAFSPRRVDDRYAEQVQQLCAELVAAIRPRGRADLRQELAAPLAAAVMQRALGLGEVDRSMLLQWYDALSAEVELLTADGAPTDTGRCAYAAVAERVAARLPGSVLAAAGDSLDPAEVSANAVVMMLGGIDTTEGMISFALTHLLASDWAPRAAADPAVLERAVEESLRLEPAARFVDRYATADTGIGALAVPEGTLVRVDLRAANRDPAVFTDPDHFRPDRPELRRHLSFVVGPHVCIGAHLARLETVAAVRAALTGLPELALADGAAAVEGHVFVKPAHVHARWTP from the coding sequence ATGACCCCCGGTGCCCATTTCGACGGTGAATCGGTGGTGGTCACCGGGCATCAGGCTGCGCGCACGGTGCTGCGGGACTGGCAGACCTTCACCGTCGACGACCCCCGGTTCACCACCTCCCGGCTGACCGGGCCGAGCATGTTGTCCACCGACGGCCGCGAGCATGCACGACATCGGGCACCGTTCGTGGGCGCGTTCAGCCCGCGCAGGGTCGACGACCGGTACGCCGAGCAGGTCCAGCAGTTGTGCGCGGAGTTGGTGGCGGCGATCCGCCCGCGCGGGCGTGCCGATCTTCGGCAGGAACTGGCGGCCCCGCTGGCCGCCGCCGTCATGCAACGAGCTCTGGGGCTCGGCGAGGTGGATCGAAGCATGCTCCTGCAGTGGTACGACGCACTGTCGGCGGAGGTGGAGCTGCTGACCGCCGACGGCGCGCCGACCGACACCGGCCGCTGCGCCTACGCCGCGGTGGCCGAACGGGTGGCAGCCCGCCTTCCCGGCTCGGTGCTGGCAGCAGCAGGGGACAGCCTGGACCCGGCGGAGGTGTCGGCGAATGCAGTGGTGATGATGTTGGGCGGTATCGACACCACCGAGGGCATGATCTCCTTCGCGCTGACCCATCTGCTGGCCTCCGACTGGGCGCCCCGGGCCGCAGCGGACCCGGCAGTCCTGGAACGGGCGGTCGAGGAATCGCTCCGCCTGGAACCGGCGGCCCGTTTCGTCGATCGGTACGCCACCGCCGACACCGGTATCGGTGCGCTCGCCGTGCCCGAGGGGACCTTGGTCCGCGTCGACCTGCGGGCGGCCAATCGGGACCCGGCGGTCTTCACCGACCCGGACCACTTTCGTCCCGACCGCCCCGAACTGCGCAGGCACCTTTCTTTCGTGGTCGGACCGCATGTCTGCATCGGCGCGCATCTGGCCAGGCTGGAGACCGTCGCCGCGGTACGCGCAGCGCTGACGGGCCTGCCCGAACTCGCCCTCGCCGACGGTGCCGCCGCTGTCGAGGGCCACGTCTTCGTCAAACCTGCCCATGTCCACGCCCGCTGGACACCCTGA